One genomic region from Chlamydia poikilotherma encodes:
- a CDS encoding type III secretion T3S chaperone, which produces MPKYPLEPVLAIKKDRVDRAEKVVKEKRRLLEIEQEKLREIETARDKVKNHYMQKIQQLRELLDEGTTSDAVLQRKAYIKVVAVQLAEEEEKVNKQKESVLAASKELEKAEVNLAKRRKEEEKTRLHKEEWIKEALKEEAREIEKEQDEMGQLLHQLRKKKQRESGESSSWN; this is translated from the coding sequence GTGCCTAAATACCCGTTAGAGCCTGTTCTAGCGATTAAAAAAGATCGTGTTGATAGAGCGGAAAAAGTTGTTAAAGAAAAGCGTCGTCTTTTAGAGATAGAACAAGAGAAATTAAGAGAAATCGAAACTGCTCGTGACAAAGTGAAAAATCACTATATGCAAAAGATTCAACAATTGCGAGAATTGTTAGATGAAGGCACAACGAGTGATGCGGTTTTACAGAGAAAAGCCTATATTAAAGTTGTTGCTGTACAACTGGCTGAAGAAGAAGAAAAGGTTAATAAACAAAAAGAGAGCGTTTTAGCAGCTTCCAAAGAGCTGGAAAAAGCAGAAGTTAATTTAGCCAAACGGCGAAAAGAAGAAGAAAAAACGCGTTTGCATAAAGAAGAGTGGATAAAAGAAGCTCTCAAAGAAGAAGCGCGAGAAATAGAAAAAGAGCAAGATGAAATGGGACAACTGCTTCATCAGTTGCGCAAGAAAAAACAACGTGAATCGGGGGAATCTAGTTCATGGAATTAA
- a CDS encoding secretin N-terminal domain-containing protein — protein sequence MKIVTSNIGRKILQVINKKKGKIGVLVALFFFDLVLLGVNSHKPPISEPRSRAKNSQTDENSQIAACPKNIVNKTSVKKSDKQSIAKSLPQNQPRHFKKSTQTFSPGFSEGSPFAKPEVKKRPLDNRMQTATKKTPRFLPKQEEKTEVVEEKSEEAQIWEDKRTYAKRAVNAINFSVKKLVEESEKKSSQEEGFKVDNKAASSQPLKTKSPDKQPSIDKIAVYSDSKKDDEQSPSLLKGKQITCADLKDNGYTVNFEDISVLELLQFVSKISGTNFVFDSSDLNFNVTIVSHDPTSVDNLSTILLQVLKMHDLKVVEQGNNVLIYRNPRLSKLSTVVTDGSAKDNCEAVVVTRVFRLYSVHPTSAVNIIQPLLSHDAIVSASEATRHVIVSDIAGNVEKVGELLAALDSPGTSVDMSEYEVRYANPASLVSYCQDVLGAMAEDEAFQIFIQPGTNKIFVVSSPRLTSKAIQLLKSLDIPEMAHTLDDVTSPAAALGTSGAANPKSLRFFMYKLKYQNGAAIAQAIQDIGYNLYVTTAMDEDFINTLNSIQWLDVNNSIVVIGNQTNVDKVVSLLNGLDLPPKQVYIEVLILETSLEKSWDFGVQWVALGDEQGKVAYASGLLSNTGLANPTKSTVPPAKPSPGDIPLPTPGQLAGIGDMMYASSAFGLGIIGNVLSHKGKSFLTLGGLLSALDQDGDTVIVLNPRIMAQDTQQASFFVGQTIPFQTTSTIIQETGTVTQNIEYEDIGVNLVVASTIAPNNVVTLQIEQTISELHSAQGTLTPVTDKTYAATRLQVPDGCFLVMSGHIRDKTTKIITGVPLLNSIPLIRGLFSRTIDQRQKRNIMMFIKPKVISSFEEGTTLTNKEGYRYNWEADEGSMQVAPRHAPECQHPPALQAESDFKMLELEAR from the coding sequence GTGAAAATAGTGACGTCGAACATTGGAAGAAAGATCTTACAGGTCATAAATAAGAAAAAAGGAAAAATAGGGGTACTTGTTGCTTTGTTTTTCTTTGACCTGGTTTTACTTGGTGTGAATTCTCACAAACCACCAATTAGCGAACCAAGATCTCGAGCTAAAAACTCCCAAACTGACGAGAACAGCCAAATTGCTGCCTGTCCTAAAAACATAGTTAATAAGACATCAGTAAAAAAATCTGATAAGCAGTCTATTGCTAAAAGCTTGCCTCAGAATCAACCGCGTCATTTTAAGAAATCAACACAGACATTTTCCCCAGGGTTTTCTGAAGGCTCGCCATTTGCTAAGCCTGAAGTTAAAAAACGTCCTCTCGATAATCGTATGCAGACTGCTACGAAAAAAACTCCACGTTTCCTTCCTAAACAAGAAGAAAAAACGGAAGTTGTCGAGGAGAAGAGTGAAGAAGCTCAAATTTGGGAAGATAAGCGTACTTATGCTAAACGCGCCGTAAATGCTATAAACTTTAGTGTAAAAAAGCTTGTTGAAGAGAGTGAAAAAAAGAGCTCCCAAGAAGAAGGCTTTAAAGTTGATAATAAAGCAGCATCTTCACAACCGTTGAAAACAAAATCTCCAGATAAGCAACCCTCTATTGATAAGATAGCAGTCTATTCTGATTCCAAAAAAGATGATGAGCAATCTCCCTCTTTATTAAAAGGAAAACAAATTACCTGCGCAGATCTCAAAGATAATGGTTATACTGTAAATTTTGAAGATATCTCTGTCCTTGAACTTTTGCAATTTGTCAGTAAAATTTCTGGAACAAATTTCGTTTTCGATAGTAGTGATTTAAATTTCAATGTAACGATTGTTTCTCACGACCCTACCTCTGTAGACAATCTTTCTACCATCCTTTTACAAGTCTTGAAAATGCATGACTTAAAAGTAGTAGAGCAAGGAAATAACGTTCTTATTTATCGTAATCCTCGTCTTTCTAAATTATCTACTGTAGTCACCGATGGCTCTGCAAAGGATAATTGTGAAGCTGTTGTGGTTACCCGTGTATTCCGTTTATACAGCGTACACCCTACATCTGCTGTAAATATTATTCAGCCGCTACTTTCACATGATGCTATAGTAAGTGCTTCAGAAGCTACACGCCATGTCATTGTTTCTGATATTGCTGGAAATGTTGAGAAAGTCGGGGAGTTATTAGCAGCTTTAGATAGCCCCGGAACATCCGTGGATATGTCAGAGTATGAAGTGCGTTATGCAAATCCTGCTTCATTAGTGAGCTATTGCCAAGATGTTCTTGGTGCTATGGCTGAAGATGAAGCTTTTCAGATTTTCATTCAGCCAGGAACAAATAAGATTTTCGTAGTTTCTTCACCCCGCTTAACTAGCAAGGCAATACAGCTACTAAAATCCCTGGATATTCCAGAAATGGCACATACATTAGATGATGTTACAAGCCCTGCCGCAGCTTTAGGAACATCAGGAGCCGCAAATCCTAAAAGCTTACGCTTCTTCATGTATAAGCTGAAATATCAAAATGGTGCGGCAATAGCTCAGGCAATTCAAGATATTGGATACAATCTCTATGTAACAACAGCGATGGATGAAGATTTCATCAATACGCTAAACAGTATTCAATGGCTGGATGTTAACAACTCTATTGTTGTTATCGGAAATCAAACAAATGTAGATAAAGTTGTCAGCTTACTCAATGGTTTAGACTTACCTCCGAAGCAAGTGTATATCGAAGTGCTTATTCTAGAGACTAGCCTAGAGAAATCTTGGGATTTCGGAGTTCAGTGGGTAGCACTTGGAGATGAACAAGGTAAAGTTGCTTATGCTTCAGGATTATTAAGCAATACAGGTCTTGCTAATCCTACAAAATCTACAGTACCTCCTGCAAAACCATCTCCAGGAGATATTCCATTACCAACACCTGGCCAGTTAGCAGGAATTGGCGATATGATGTATGCATCCTCAGCTTTTGGCTTGGGGATCATAGGAAACGTTCTTAGCCATAAAGGGAAATCTTTCCTTACCTTAGGGGGACTTCTCAGTGCTTTAGATCAAGATGGCGATACTGTCATTGTTCTTAACCCAAGAATTATGGCTCAGGATACACAACAGGCATCTTTCTTTGTTGGGCAGACGATTCCTTTCCAAACGACGAGCACAATCATTCAAGAAACAGGAACTGTTACACAAAATATCGAGTATGAAGATATCGGTGTTAACCTTGTTGTTGCTTCAACGATCGCTCCGAATAATGTTGTTACTTTACAAATAGAACAGACGATTTCTGAGCTACATTCTGCTCAGGGTACTCTTACACCTGTAACAGATAAAACGTATGCAGCTACCCGCCTACAAGTTCCTGATGGATGTTTCTTAGTAATGAGTGGTCACATCAGAGATAAAACTACAAAAATCATTACGGGAGTTCCTCTGCTAAACTCTATACCTTTAATTCGAGGTTTGTTCAGCAGAACAATAGATCAAAGGCAAAAACGCAACATCATGATGTTCATTAAGCCTAAGGTTATTAGCAGCTTTGAAGAGGGTACAACATTAACAAATAAAGAGGGTTACAGATACAACTGGGAAGCCGATGAGGGATCTATGCAAGTAGCGCCACGACATGCTCCTGAATGTCAGCACCCTCCTGCATTACAGGCAGAAAGTGATTTTAAAATGCTAGAACTAGAAGCCCGATAA
- the tsf gene encoding translation elongation factor Ts, whose product MSNFSMETLKLLRQQTGVGLTKCKEALAECNGNLEEAVVHLRKLGLASASKKEHRETKEGVIAAKSDVRGTAVVEVNVETDFVANNSVFRSFVDGLIEDVLNHKVNNVDALLQLPSSQDSSLTVDGLRAVTMQTVGENIRINRIKYVPKATEESVGIYSHGNGKAVSVTVLSGVADKENLAKDISMHIVAAQPLFLNKESVPTDALEREKEVISSQIQGKPQAVIDKIISGKLGTFFQDVCLLEQAFIKNPDITIQGLVDNASKTSGNSVEVKEFILWKIGA is encoded by the coding sequence ATGAGCAACTTTTCAATGGAAACCCTCAAACTCTTAAGACAACAGACCGGTGTGGGGTTAACCAAATGTAAGGAAGCTTTAGCTGAATGTAACGGAAATCTTGAAGAAGCTGTTGTTCACTTACGTAAATTAGGTCTTGCCTCTGCTAGTAAAAAAGAGCACAGAGAAACAAAAGAAGGTGTTATTGCAGCAAAGAGCGATGTTCGCGGTACCGCTGTTGTTGAAGTTAATGTAGAAACAGATTTCGTAGCTAATAATTCGGTGTTTCGATCTTTCGTCGATGGTCTTATTGAAGACGTCTTAAATCACAAAGTGAACAATGTTGATGCATTGTTACAACTTCCTTCATCTCAAGACTCTTCTCTTACAGTTGATGGGTTGCGCGCTGTGACCATGCAAACTGTCGGAGAAAATATCCGCATTAACAGAATCAAATATGTACCAAAAGCAACGGAAGAAAGTGTGGGTATTTACTCGCACGGTAATGGAAAAGCTGTTTCCGTAACTGTTCTTTCTGGAGTTGCTGATAAAGAAAATCTAGCTAAAGATATTTCTATGCACATCGTTGCGGCACAGCCACTATTTTTAAATAAGGAGAGCGTGCCTACAGATGCTTTAGAAAGAGAAAAAGAAGTAATTTCTTCTCAAATACAAGGGAAACCCCAAGCTGTTATTGATAAAATCATCAGCGGCAAATTGGGAACATTCTTCCAAGATGTTTGTCTACTAGAACAAGCCTTCATTAAAAATCCTGATATAACCATTCAAGGTTTGGTTGATAACGCTAGCAAAACTAGTGGAAATTCGGTCGAAGTGAAGGAATTCATTTTATGGAAAATAGGAGCTTAA
- the pyrH gene encoding UMP kinase has product MSKRITRVLFKISGESLSTDSGNRIDEVRLSRLVAELRAVRNCDIETALVIGGGNILRGLAQQKELQINRVSADQMGMLATLINGMALADALKADDIPCLLTSTLSCPQLADLYTPQKSAEALSQGKVLICTTGAGSPYLTTDTGAALRACELKADILLKATMHVDGVYDKDPRMFTDAVKYDRISYKDFLSQGLGVMDASAVSLCMDSNIPIRVFSFVKHSLEQAIFDENIGTLICGDAQHVHSN; this is encoded by the coding sequence ATGTCTAAGCGAATAACACGAGTCTTATTTAAGATTTCTGGAGAATCTCTCTCAACAGATAGCGGAAACCGAATTGATGAAGTTCGTTTATCCAGATTAGTAGCAGAATTACGTGCTGTACGCAACTGTGATATTGAAACGGCTCTTGTTATAGGTGGTGGAAATATCTTAAGAGGTCTTGCTCAGCAAAAAGAACTACAAATTAATCGCGTATCTGCAGACCAAATGGGAATGTTAGCCACTTTAATTAATGGTATGGCTCTAGCAGATGCATTAAAAGCTGATGATATTCCTTGTTTATTAACTTCTACGCTTTCTTGTCCTCAATTAGCAGACTTATACACTCCTCAAAAATCTGCGGAAGCTTTAAGCCAAGGTAAAGTTTTAATCTGCACAACAGGAGCAGGTTCGCCTTATTTAACAACGGATACAGGAGCCGCTTTGCGTGCTTGTGAGTTGAAGGCTGATATCCTACTTAAAGCAACTATGCATGTTGATGGAGTGTATGATAAAGATCCTCGGATGTTTACAGATGCTGTAAAATACGATCGCATTAGCTATAAGGATTTCCTATCTCAAGGACTAGGAGTTATGGACGCCTCTGCCGTATCTTTATGCATGGATTCCAACATTCCTATTCGTGTCTTTAGCTTTGTTAAGCATTCTTTAGAGCAAGCTATTTTCGATGAGAATATTGGAACATTAATTTGTGGAGACGCTCAGCATGTCCATTCTAACTGA
- a CDS encoding serine/threonine protein kinase produces the protein MDCQSEIPSQNQVIGEYHIKQILSKKEGSAVYRGLHPNTLQSVAIKVLATPLVADTSRVHNFLKEARIVEQISHPNIVKLYQYGQCRKGLYIAMEYIQGVSLRHYILSQLIPLSRAIDIVLHIAQALEYLHSRGILHRDIKPENILMTSQGQIKLIDFGLAACSMDEDTHLACLGTPSYMSPEQRQGDKISESSEIYSLGLIAYELILGNLALGKVVLSLIPNRVSKILAKALQPSPKDRYGSMKEFISDLHRYRHGEDLQKDKRNKDHTALVNDQLYHQRFWLSPLEIVAPEFLSVSIYEQGYPTHPHVYYEAYMSEDGFRIWFCYSLSGNPTLVLTIMKSFVSQWGHEDNIRSAIRKIHSELMRINVPIDEKGISLICVTISKEKKELSWIACGKTNFWLQKQGKVAQNFTTSSSGLGKISSLQIQETKVAWEIGDGAVLHTLQADDSMSSLHSPLFTELKDRGQTAIFCPIESVRYGILGNHDGNLCPSTLISLKRIR, from the coding sequence ATGGATTGTCAATCCGAAATACCTTCTCAAAATCAGGTGATTGGTGAATATCACATCAAACAAATCCTGAGTAAGAAAGAGGGTAGTGCGGTATACCGAGGTTTACATCCTAATACTCTACAATCTGTAGCTATTAAGGTTCTTGCAACACCCTTGGTTGCTGATACATCACGAGTTCATAATTTCTTAAAAGAAGCGCGGATTGTTGAGCAAATCTCACATCCAAATATTGTTAAGTTATACCAATACGGACAATGTAGGAAAGGTCTGTACATAGCTATGGAATATATTCAGGGAGTTTCTCTTAGACACTACATTCTCTCCCAGCTGATTCCTTTATCACGTGCTATTGATATTGTCTTACATATTGCCCAAGCTCTTGAATATCTACATAGCCGAGGCATTCTCCATAGGGATATAAAACCAGAAAATATTCTTATGACATCTCAAGGACAAATCAAGCTTATAGATTTTGGTCTTGCTGCGTGTTCTATGGATGAAGATACTCATCTTGCGTGTTTGGGAACACCTTCATACATGAGTCCTGAACAACGTCAAGGAGATAAGATCTCTGAAAGTTCAGAAATCTATTCATTGGGTTTAATAGCATACGAATTAATCTTAGGAAATTTAGCCTTAGGCAAAGTTGTTTTATCTTTGATTCCAAATAGAGTGAGCAAGATCCTAGCAAAGGCTTTACAACCCTCTCCTAAAGATCGTTATGGATCTATGAAGGAATTCATCTCAGATTTACATAGATATCGTCATGGTGAAGATCTTCAAAAAGATAAGCGTAATAAAGATCATACCGCACTGGTGAATGATCAGCTATATCATCAGAGATTTTGGTTATCTCCTTTGGAAATTGTTGCTCCTGAATTTTTATCGGTTTCTATATATGAACAAGGATATCCTACGCATCCTCATGTATACTATGAAGCTTATATGAGTGAGGATGGTTTTAGAATATGGTTTTGTTATAGTCTTTCAGGAAATCCAACTTTAGTATTAACTATTATGAAGAGCTTCGTAAGTCAATGGGGTCATGAAGATAACATTAGAAGTGCGATTCGTAAGATTCATAGTGAGCTAATGCGTATAAATGTTCCTATAGATGAAAAGGGAATTTCCTTAATTTGCGTAACTATTTCGAAAGAAAAAAAGGAACTTTCTTGGATTGCTTGTGGGAAAACTAATTTCTGGTTACAAAAACAAGGAAAGGTTGCTCAGAATTTTACTACTTCGTCCTCAGGTCTAGGAAAAATTAGTTCTTTACAAATTCAGGAAACCAAGGTTGCATGGGAAATAGGTGATGGAGCAGTATTACATACCTTACAGGCAGACGATTCCATGTCATCTTTACATAGTCCTTTATTCACAGAGTTGAAAGATAGAGGACAAACAGCTATATTCTGCCCAATAGAGAGCGTACGGTACGGGATATTAGGAAATCATGACGGAAATCTTTGTCCCTCAACACTTATCAGCTTAAAAAGAATCCGGTGA
- a CDS encoding UvrB/UvrC motif-containing protein, with protein MATSKPHQCYHCQKPATICYTEVDKDKILRSYVCESCPCPSHYYSRDNITIVASGSSVTLECGNCKTVWKPTTDEDQLLGCHLCYTNFKTQLIAKLVHTKAIFSSTTSDNSRGCLHIGRAPGETASMNPLLKLIALNEALQDTLAREDYEQAAVIRDQINHLKNQNSHDSSQ; from the coding sequence ATGGCGACTTCTAAACCCCATCAGTGTTATCACTGTCAAAAGCCAGCAACAATTTGTTATACTGAAGTAGATAAAGATAAGATTCTACGTTCTTATGTATGTGAATCTTGTCCCTGCCCGAGTCATTACTATAGTCGTGACAATATTACCATAGTTGCTTCGGGATCTTCAGTAACTTTAGAGTGTGGTAATTGTAAAACAGTCTGGAAACCAACTACTGATGAAGATCAGCTACTTGGTTGTCATTTGTGTTATACCAATTTCAAAACACAGCTGATTGCGAAACTAGTGCACACTAAGGCTATTTTCTCATCAACAACTTCTGACAATAGTCGCGGTTGCTTGCATATTGGTCGTGCTCCTGGAGAAACGGCGAGTATGAATCCCCTTCTTAAGCTAATAGCTTTAAATGAGGCTCTTCAGGATACGTTAGCTCGTGAAGACTACGAACAAGCTGCTGTAATACGAGATCAAATTAATCATTTAAAAAATCAGAATTCGCATGATTCTTCCCAATGA
- the frr gene encoding ribosome recycling factor: MSILTDTEKKMAAALEFFHKEVRSFRTGKANPALVETVTVDVYGTTMRLSDLASISVADTRQLVISPYDANNVSAISKGIIAANLNLQPDVEGTIVRIKIPEPTAEYRNEVIKQLRRKSEEAKVTIRNIRRESNDKLKKDSDLTEDAVKGMEKKIQELTDKFCKQVDEITKQKEADLSSI; the protein is encoded by the coding sequence ATGTCCATTCTAACTGATACTGAAAAGAAAATGGCTGCTGCTTTGGAATTCTTCCATAAAGAAGTCAGATCATTTAGAACAGGAAAGGCTAATCCTGCTTTAGTAGAAACAGTGACTGTAGATGTCTATGGAACTACAATGAGGCTATCTGATTTAGCCTCTATTTCGGTAGCTGATACGCGTCAGTTAGTCATTTCTCCTTATGATGCGAATAACGTTTCCGCTATATCCAAAGGCATTATTGCTGCAAATTTAAATTTGCAACCTGATGTAGAAGGAACGATAGTACGTATTAAGATTCCTGAGCCTACTGCAGAATACAGAAATGAAGTTATCAAGCAGTTGCGTCGCAAATCTGAGGAAGCGAAAGTAACCATTCGCAATATCCGCAGGGAATCTAACGATAAGTTAAAAAAAGATTCTGACTTAACAGAAGATGCTGTTAAAGGAATGGAGAAGAAGATTCAGGAATTAACAGATAAGTTCTGTAAGCAAGTTGACGAAATTACGAAGCAAAAAGAAGCGGATCTTTCGTCAATATGA
- a CDS encoding protein arginine kinase has product MILPNDLLLNFASKKDAPSINKTWPITTFSLSRNLSIAKFLPCLSREKKQEILEAIVSHFNHIEGFDEFLVLPLKDAPAWQKEFLIEHFLFPYDLTGNPEGEALIVNRSGTILAAINFRDHLILHTIDFTSEPEKALDQLVRLDTYLNEKLEFAFSSDFGFLTTNSRECGTGLKSQCFLHAPALVYSQELNDIIDEDTEVACLGMLPATPGYIGNILVLSNKCSLGLTEEQILSSLRIWSSKVSVAEASAKKKHAEQNPGELKNHILRALGLLTHSYHLDLQETLDALSWIQLGISLGWIQGADNSPIWNPVFWQARRGHLALTKQPENNKNLQKEVITQLRADVLKKLAESLSPVGF; this is encoded by the coding sequence ATGATTCTTCCCAATGATTTACTTCTTAATTTTGCTAGTAAAAAAGACGCCCCCTCTATAAATAAAACCTGGCCTATAACGACGTTTTCACTATCTAGGAATCTTTCCATAGCAAAATTTCTTCCTTGTTTATCTAGGGAGAAAAAGCAGGAAATTTTAGAGGCTATAGTTTCGCATTTCAACCATATTGAAGGTTTTGATGAGTTTCTAGTTTTACCTCTTAAAGATGCTCCTGCCTGGCAAAAAGAATTTCTCATTGAGCATTTTCTATTTCCCTATGATCTAACGGGAAATCCTGAAGGTGAAGCTCTTATTGTAAATCGTTCTGGAACTATCTTAGCAGCTATAAATTTCCGAGATCATCTAATTCTCCATACCATAGATTTTACATCTGAACCTGAAAAAGCTTTAGATCAGCTTGTGCGGTTAGATACTTACCTAAATGAGAAGTTAGAATTTGCCTTTTCTTCAGATTTTGGTTTTCTAACTACAAATTCTCGAGAATGTGGTACAGGATTAAAAAGTCAGTGTTTCTTACATGCCCCTGCATTAGTATATTCTCAAGAATTAAATGATATTATTGATGAGGATACAGAAGTAGCTTGTTTAGGAATGCTACCGGCAACGCCAGGATACATTGGGAACATACTAGTTTTATCCAATAAATGTTCTTTAGGGCTCACGGAAGAGCAAATCCTATCATCCTTAAGAATATGGTCCTCAAAAGTATCCGTTGCGGAGGCATCAGCAAAAAAGAAACATGCTGAACAAAATCCCGGAGAATTAAAAAATCATATTTTACGTGCATTAGGGCTACTTACGCATTCGTATCATTTAGACCTTCAGGAAACACTAGATGCGTTAAGCTGGATTCAATTGGGAATTAGCCTTGGATGGATTCAAGGTGCTGATAATAGTCCTATTTGGAATCCTGTATTCTGGCAAGCACGTCGTGGGCACTTAGCACTTACAAAACAACCTGAAAACAATAAAAATCTGCAAAAGGAAGTAATCACGCAATTACGCGCAGATGTTTTAAAGAAACTTGCAGAAAGTTTATCTCCCGTCGGCTTTTAA
- the sctQ gene encoding type III secretion system cytoplasmic ring protein SctQ — protein sequence MAVAAEPSASWLKSRNDFLNSLVKTEEGISLPSFPKGLCQHRLKEKFRLEETSLTIQPRGSLSATQAVQDFGTHLLVQSFLVQPLDPGTFFFVTSEADLQSFMVAVFNDSSLASYFYEKDKLLGFHYYFCAELCKLLQELAWLPSLSARVVGDARFSSKDLQGSYQAVDITCGLDGKYMRFRLLFPDAVCDSCKQFLSASDQNFDVHQLDATPLTMSIEVGYCQLTQEEWQQVVHGSFILLDSCLYDPDTEESGGLLTIQGHQFFGGRFINQTSGEFKITSYPSLQQEEPAEETPEAALPAAPLPGSCKLVAEASRYSLTVEEFLKLTQGSILNLDGVHPSRGVDLILNGAKVGRGEVVSLGDVLGIRVLEV from the coding sequence ATGGCAGTAGCAGCGGAGCCTAGCGCTAGTTGGTTAAAATCTAGAAATGATTTTCTAAACTCTTTAGTGAAAACAGAAGAAGGGATCTCTCTTCCTTCGTTTCCTAAAGGTTTATGCCAACATAGGTTGAAAGAAAAATTTCGTTTAGAAGAAACAAGTCTTACTATTCAACCTCGAGGCTCCCTCTCTGCAACTCAGGCTGTTCAAGATTTTGGAACACATCTTTTAGTTCAGTCGTTTCTAGTACAACCTTTAGACCCTGGAACCTTCTTCTTTGTTACTTCAGAAGCAGATCTTCAATCTTTCATGGTTGCTGTATTTAATGATTCTAGTTTAGCTTCCTATTTCTATGAAAAAGATAAACTATTAGGATTCCATTATTACTTTTGTGCAGAGCTATGTAAGTTACTCCAAGAATTGGCTTGGTTACCTTCATTATCTGCTAGAGTTGTAGGCGATGCACGATTTTCTAGTAAGGATCTACAAGGATCTTACCAAGCTGTAGATATCACTTGCGGATTAGATGGAAAATATATGCGTTTCCGTTTGCTTTTCCCAGACGCGGTATGTGATAGTTGTAAGCAGTTCCTTTCTGCATCGGATCAAAATTTTGATGTTCATCAATTAGATGCTACCCCTTTGACAATGTCTATAGAAGTTGGTTATTGCCAACTAACACAAGAGGAATGGCAACAAGTTGTACATGGCAGCTTCATTTTATTAGATAGTTGTTTATACGATCCTGATACAGAAGAAAGCGGTGGCTTGCTTACTATTCAGGGGCATCAATTTTTCGGTGGTCGTTTTATTAATCAAACCTCCGGAGAATTTAAAATTACCAGCTATCCAAGTTTACAACAGGAAGAACCTGCTGAAGAAACACCAGAAGCTGCTCTACCTGCAGCACCTTTACCAGGAAGCTGTAAATTAGTAGCCGAAGCTTCTAGATACTCATTAACTGTTGAAGAGTTTTTAAAACTTACTCAAGGCAGTATCTTAAATCTCGATGGTGTCCATCCCTCTCGAGGTGTGGATTTGATTCTCAATGGAGCAAAAGTCGGGAGAGGAGAGGTAGTATCTTTAGGAGATGTTTTAGGAATTCGAGTCCTAGAAGTATAA
- a CDS encoding DUF5421 family protein, producing the protein MELNKTTESLYSCKTDRHSVQQDVGPEPKDNRDVKVFSLEGHQQSKQDRQDKVSNKGSRQESRGADDKHVEEKTSTVSSKEEDKEDSEGFMAYDNPTAGMAFVDVAAPISSEVVVESATIAVASADLQWVEEVIANTVESMMVADVNGQQLIELVLDTEGNVPEIFAGANLTLVQSGTDLSVKFSNFVDNTQMAEAMNLIVNNPSQLASLVGALKNRHLNLTELTVGSSIVQLPTIEEAQTPLHMIAATIHQRDEEKDQEKDQQQQQQDQEQNQYKVEEARL; encoded by the coding sequence ATGGAATTAAATAAAACAACCGAGTCTTTGTACAGTTGCAAGACAGATCGCCATTCAGTACAACAGGACGTAGGTCCGGAGCCTAAAGATAACCGCGACGTTAAAGTATTTTCTTTGGAAGGCCACCAACAATCAAAACAAGATCGTCAGGATAAAGTTTCCAATAAAGGTTCTCGTCAAGAATCTCGAGGAGCTGATGATAAGCATGTAGAAGAGAAAACATCTACTGTATCTTCTAAAGAAGAAGATAAAGAAGACAGTGAAGGCTTCATGGCTTATGATAATCCTACAGCAGGAATGGCATTTGTAGATGTCGCTGCTCCTATTTCTAGTGAAGTTGTTGTAGAAAGTGCTACAATAGCTGTTGCTAGTGCAGATTTACAGTGGGTGGAAGAAGTTATTGCTAACACTGTAGAATCTATGATGGTTGCTGATGTTAATGGGCAGCAGTTAATCGAATTAGTTTTAGATACTGAAGGTAATGTTCCTGAAATTTTTGCAGGTGCAAATTTAACATTGGTACAATCTGGAACAGACCTTTCTGTAAAATTCTCTAATTTTGTAGATAATACTCAGATGGCAGAAGCAATGAATCTCATTGTGAATAATCCCTCTCAGCTTGCTAGTTTAGTAGGAGCATTAAAAAATCGTCATTTGAATTTGACAGAATTGACTGTTGGATCAAGTATTGTACAATTGCCAACTATTGAAGAAGCACAAACACCTCTACATATGATTGCTGCTACAATTCATCAAAGAGATGAAGAGAAAGATCAAGAAAAAGATCAGCAGCAGCAACAACAAGATCAAGAACAAAACCAATATAAAGTTGAAGAAGCGCGTTTATAA